From Poecilia reticulata strain Guanapo linkage group LG3, Guppy_female_1.0+MT, whole genome shotgun sequence:
TCACCAGCAGCCAAAGGTACCAGAAATAAGCAGAGAGGGTGCTAAGCACTTGAACGATGGCAGTGAGCAAGATTACATCTTTTAGGTGcctaaaaccaaaaaagaagaaaacagcagaaattatcATCTCACAAACACTAACACTGTAACTTATCTactatattaaataaaaacttactcTGCCATTCCCTGCTCCATGTTTAGGTCTATTCCTCCATCCAGCAGACTCCCGTCCTCAGCAAACGCGGGCTTGGCCATGGCCGACATGGAGCGGTAGCTCCCAACGTACACGGCGAGAgcgaacagcagcagcagcttcaggaagCAAGCGTGTGTATGCGTGACAAGTTCAGACCCAAGAAATACAACAAGATGTGCTTTGACAGTTTAGGAGAAGCTTGAATTGACTCACCCAGGTCCAAAAGGTGGAGGAACTgtagaaaactaaaaaattcACAGCGGCATATATTGCCTGCAGGAGAAATTTGATTAGTTGTGAGGAAACTTGCCAAAAACGGGgcaatgttttttgttctcgTTAAACAGCGAGTGATAGTTTTCTATTAAAGACCTCTGATAGGGCAGAATGTCTGATCGTCGCCATGATTCGTCCAATCAAATACGAGGCACTTCATACGTGACCAATCAGTGtcctaaaataattattgtacatttctgcttcaaaactGACTTTTCCACTTAGAGGTATTCAAAAGTAAGAAACTTAAGTCACATGATAAACTGGAAATTATCTTCTATTGTTTACATTAGTGCAACAGGTATTTTATATactgaatggaaaa
This genomic window contains:
- the tmem208 gene encoding transmembrane protein 208; translation: MAPKGKVGTKGKKQIYEENEATLKFYTRVILGANAIYAAVNFLVFYSSSTFWTWLLLLFALAVYVGSYRSMSAMAKPAFAEDGSLLDGGIDLNMEQGMAEHLKDVILLTAIVQVLSTLSAYFWYLWLLAPARALHLLWVNFLGPWFMAENPSAPEEVNEKKQRRQERRQVKRF